A stretch of Lagopus muta isolate bLagMut1 chromosome 9, bLagMut1 primary, whole genome shotgun sequence DNA encodes these proteins:
- the SERP1 gene encoding stress-associated endoplasmic reticulum protein 1 yields MVAKQRIRMANEKHSKNITQRGNVAKTSRTAPEEKASVGPWLLALFIFVVCGSAIFQIIQSIRMGM; encoded by the exons ATGGTGGCCAAGCAGCGCATCCGCATGGCCAACGAGAAGCACAGCAAGAACATCACGCAGCGCGGGAACGTCGCCAAGACCTCG AGGACGGCCCCGGAGGAGAAAGCGTCGGTCGGGCCCTGGCTGCTGGCGCTGTTCATCTTCGTGGTCTGCGGATCAG CCATCTTCCAGATCATCCAGAGCATCCGCATGGGCATGTga